A window of the Eubalaena glacialis isolate mEubGla1 chromosome 9, mEubGla1.1.hap2.+ XY, whole genome shotgun sequence genome harbors these coding sequences:
- the RRAGA gene encoding ras-related GTP-binding protein A produces MPNTAMKKKVLLMGKSGSGKTSMRSIIFANYIARDTRRLGATIDVEHSHVRFLGNLVLNLWDCGGQDTFMENYFTSQRDNIFRNVEVLIYVFDVESRELEKDMHYYQSCLEAILQNSPDAKIFCLVHKMDLVQEDQRDLIFKEREEDLRRLSRPLECACFRTSIWDETLYKAWSSIVYQLIPNVQQLEMNLRNFAQIIEADEVLLFERATFLVISHYQCKEQRDVHRFEKISNIIKQFKLSCSKLAASFQSMEVRNSNFAAFIDIFTSNTYVMVVMSDPSIPSAATLINIRNARKHFEKLERVDGPKHSLLMR; encoded by the coding sequence ATGCCAAATACAGCCATGAAGAAAAAGGTGCTGTTGATGGGGAAGAGCGGGTCGGGGAAGACCAGCATGAGGTCCATTATCTTTGCCAATTACATCGCTCGCGACACCCGGCGCCTGGGTGCCACCATTGATGTGGAGCACTCCCACGTCCGATTTCTCGGCAACCTGGTGCTGAATCTGTGGGACTGTGGCGGTCAGGACACCTTCATGGAAAATTACTTCACCAGCCAGCGAGACAACATCTTCCGTAATGTCGAGGTTCTGATTTACGTGTTCGACGTGGAGAGCCGCGAACTGGAAAAGGACATGCATTATTACCAGTCGTGTCTGGAAGCCATCCTCCAGAACTCTCCTGATGCCAAAATCTTCTGCCTGGTGCACAAAATGGATCTGGTTCAGGAGGATCAGCGTGACCTGATTTTTAAAGAGCGAGAGGAAGACCTGAGGCGTTTGTCTCGCCCGCTGGAGTGTGCCTGTTTTCGAACATCCATCTGGGATGAAACGCTCTACAAAGCCTGGTCCAGTATTGTCTATCAGCTGATTCCCAATGTTCAGCAGCTGGAGATGAACCTCAGGAATTTTGCCCAGATTATTGAGGCCGATGAAGTTCTGCTGTTCGAGAGAGCGACGTTCTTGGTCATTTCCCATTACCAGTGCAAAGAGCAGCGTGACGTCCACCGATTCGAGAAGATTAGCAACATTATTAAGCAGTTCAAGCTGAGCTGCAGTAAATTGGCCGCTTCTTTCCAGAGCATGGAAGTTAGGAATTCTAACTTCGCTGCGTTCATCGACATCTTCACATCCAACACGTACGTGATGGTGGTTATGTCAGATCCGTCGATCCCTTCTGCAGCTACTCTGATCAACATTCGCAATGCCAGGAAACACTTTGAGAAGCTGGAGAGAGTGGATGGTCCCAAGCACAGCCTTCTTATGCGTTGA